Part of the Prevotella communis genome is shown below.
GCCTGGAAATGTAACTATAAGAGTGCCCTTCACTCCAGTCCCTGTGGCTGTGCCAAACCTCAGATGGGTGGCAAATGGGTGATACTGGGACATAATTCAAAGCAGGATATTAAGGACGATAAATAATGGCAGACGATTTCGATAAAACCGACGTGTTCGACGACGACCCCGTTGTGGACGACAAGACCATGGTGATGAATCGTGACCTTGACCCTGTTGACGACGATAAGACGATGGTTTTTGCCGATAAGAACAAGGCAAATGCCAACGATGATGACGCCGTCAACGATGACGTTATCAGCGACGATAAGACGATGGTCTACAACGACGACAAGACAATGGTCTATGGTGGCGATGACAAGACCATGATTTATGGTAACAAGTTGCCCGAGGGTGATGACGCTACCATCGTGGGGATGAAAGAGAAAAACTCGGGAGAGACCACCATGCGTCCTGAAGGACCAGCATCGCGCAACGGCGCTAACGAGTCGTCGGCTCAGTATTTCAGTCTGAAGGGACTGGACTATGAACTGGTGACCTGTCTGAGCGATAACTCCGGTGAGGCTCAGGTCTATCTGGTTCAGAGAGAGGGTAAGGAGTATGTGCTGAAGCTCTATTACCCCAATTTCGATATCAATAAGAAACTGCTCCAGCTGGTTCGCTCGTTCCAGTTCGAGATGATTGTTGACCTTCAGGACTACGGTCGTACGTATGTAGACGGTAAGAACCGCTACTATGAGTTGATGGAGTACCTGAAGGGTGGCACCCTGAAGGATGTGAAGATCAATGGCGACTACAACCGTTTCCGCCGACTGACGCTCCAGGCTGCTGCTGCCTTGGCCTACTGTCATAAGAACCACTTGCTGCATAAGGACGTCAAGCCCACCAACTATTTCTTCCGTGACAAGGAGCAACAGGAACTGGTGCTGGGCGACTTCGGTATCTCTTCTATACAGGAGACCGAGGGTAAGTCGTTCCGTACGACGCAGGCCCGTACGCCTATCTATGCGGCGCCTGAGATGTACACCGATGTGATCGACGGCGTGGTGGAGATTACCTTTGCAGCCGACTTCTACTCACTCGGTATGACCCTCTTCACGTTATGGCTGGGCGAGAGTCCGATGAGCTCTAACGAGCGTGCCATGATGAAACAGAAGAACGAGGGTCGTCTGCCTCGACTGAACGAGCTGCCCGATCCCGTCAAGCGACTCATCCAGGGTCTTACCTCCGTGAACGAGAACACCCGTTGGGGATACGACGAGGTGGAGCGCTGGTTCAAGGGCGAAGACGTGGCTGTAGATATCTCGTCGCCTTTCCTGCGCTATCAGAGCTTCGTGGTTGACCCCGAGCGCAACCTGATTGCTGAGAACGTGAAGGAACTGGTGCCCATGCTGATTGCCAATGAGCAGTTGGCTGTCCATTATTTCTATAGCGGACGCATCGTACAGTGGTTGGAACAGAGTGGTAACATCAAACTGGCCACCCTGATTAAGGATATCCTGAATGTACGTTACCCCAACGACCAGAAAGCTGGTTATATGGCGTCGTGCTTCGCCATGGAGCCCACGCTGAAATATATCGACGTAGATAATAAGGAGTGCGCGGATGTGTCGGACATCGTGATGACGCTGCTCGCCAATCAGGAGAAATACTCCATCCTTCTGCTGAATCCCAACGATGCCCTGTTCCTGTGGCTCGAGGCAAGGGAGTATGGCGACGTGACGCGTCTCCGTTCTTATTTCCAGCCTGATGTCGACGGAAAGACCAGCGTGCTGCGTATGGTCTATGAGTTGGACAAGGGCATACCTTTCATCACCTACCTCCCGTCGTCTACCGTTCAGGATATTGTCCGTGCCTTCGGATATGAGAAGGTCAGGGAGGAAGACTGGCACGCCTTGTGCGACGGACGTCTGCTCTCATGGCTGTATTCACATGCCGACCTGGCTGTGTGCGAGTCTGTAAGACATCTCACGCAGGGACAGGAATATTCCAAGGCCCTGGCCTATAAGGTGCTCTATAAGATTGCGCCTAATGTGGGCTACGACCTGCGTGATGCTGACACGCCCGAGAAGATCGGTATGCTCCTGGCCTACGAACTGGTGAAGGTGCAGCGTGCTACTGACGATGAACTCAGGGAGCAGCTGGTGGAGTTCCTGGATCCCAACGACCGCTTCTATTTCTATGCCAAGCATAAGGGTTGGAAGGGGCTGATTGCAGAGGCCGACAAATGTTTTGACCTGAATTCCGAGGAGAACAGGGAGCGCCTCTGTGCCTACGACCTCCATACGGCCTTGTATCGCTTCTGTAAGATACTGGGCGGCAAACCCGTCTATTTCATCTCAGGTGGCGTCACGCTGAATGATGGCCGTAGCCTGGATTCCAAGAAACAGCCTCAGATCAAGGTGGAACTGCGCAACGGTTCCCTGATGCAATGGCTCTCGGTATTCTATCATGAAGACCCGTCCCAGGCGTTCGAGGAGGAATACAGTTATGAGCGTGAACTGGAGAGCTGGGTGCTCAAACTGGGCGACCTGGATCCCCAGAGCATCTACTACCGCCGTTATACGAAGGCCTTGGAAGAGACGAAGGCCCGTGTCAACGAGGTACGCCGTGAATGGCAGTCGGCCCACTATCGTGATGTGTCCATCCGTTTCGGCTTCTATGGCCTCGCTGCTCTGTGGTGCCTGCTGGTATTCGTCCTGGGACTGGACGACCGTACCTATCTCTTCAGGCATCATCTCACTACGATTATCTATCCGCTGGGCGGCATGACGGGCGTCATCGTGGCCGTGCGAGCCTATTTCCGTGGCTATGGTGCCTTGGTATCGCTGCTGTTTGGCGGCTTCGGACTTGCCACGTCGTTCGCACCTTACTACGCCTTGAAGTTTGTCAACGAGCACACACCGTCGTTATTCCATCTGGCTGTGTTCCTGATATCCATCATCTATGTGATTGTAGCCCGCCTCACCGACTTCAGCCGTGATGAGAAGGCCGATTCCAAGTTTATCAATGAGGCCCTCAAGAAGGAGGATATCAAGTCCACGCTTCTTGAACCGCTTTACTATACCTTCAAGACCAAGTCACAACGATACAAGGCTTCTCATTTCAGCGTGCTCGATGAGGTTGACGACCAGATCCACTCTATATCGGGTGAGTCGGTGATCCATTATCTGCTGTGGATGCTGCTTGTTATCGTGATGATCCTTGAGTTGTGTCTGTTCAGTCCTAAGGTGATTGGCTGGCACCAGAATAAAAACGTCAATCAACAGGAGAGCGTACGATGAAATGCGAACATTGTCATAAGGAAAACAGAAGTATTGCCAAGTTCTGCAAATGGTGCGGCCAACCCATGATGTCGCAGCATGTGCTCGATAAACTTGTGGGCTTGGACGATGTGAAGTCGCAGCTGAAGAATATCGTTGACGCCTATGCTTATCTGCGTACACGCAAGGACATCACCACCGTGCGCCTGTCGGTCAACTCTATCATCGTTGGTGAGACGGGTACGGGTAAGACGGCCTTGGCAGAGATTATCCGTGATTATTTCTGTCAGAATCAGATTATCAGTAAACCCAAACTGACCATGGTGGATGCTGTTGACTATCAGCGTTTTGTGGACCAGTGGGACGATAATATCAAGAAGGCCCAGGACGGTATCCTGTTCTTTGATAACGTGCAGAAGCTGTTGCCCGATAAGTATTCAAACCAGGTGAACCCGCTCGACAAGCTGTTTGTGGAGATGGACAAGTGGGAGGGTAATCCCATTGTGATTCTGGCTGGTCTGCCCAAGGGTTTTGAGGAGTTCCTGGAGAACAACCCCGCCGTCAAGAACCGCTTCAAATACATGTTCAACCTGCCCGTTCCCAATTGTCAGGAACTGTGCGACATGGTGAAGATGCAGCTGAAGACGAAGTACGGCATCACCGCTTTCTCAGAGGAGGCCGATAAGCAGTTGACCCGCTACTTCAAGTATCAGATAAAGATCAAGGACGAGACCTTCGGTAATGCCCATCTGGCTATGAAGACGGCCGAGGATATCTTCTCGTCGTTTATCAGTCGTGGCAGCAAGGAGTCTGTTGTCGAGAAAGACGATATCAAGGGTTATGTGCCCGAGGAGCGCACGCTCGACGATATCCTCAAGGATATGGATTCCTTCATTGGCATGACCGAGGTGAAGCAGGCCGTTCGCGAGATGGCCTATACCGTCCAGAATAATATGCAGCGTGTGGAGCGCGGACTGGGCGAGGCTCAGAAAATCTCCATGCATACCGTGCTCACGGGTAATCCCGGTACGGGTAAGACCACCATCGCCCGTAAGTTGGGCGAAATCCTCGCCGCCATCGGCTATCTGGACTCAGGTCATGTGGTCGAGGTGGACCGCTCTAAGATGGTATCCCAGTATCAGGGCGAGACGCCTAAGGTGGTCAACGAACTGTGTGACAAGGCCATGGGCGGTATCCTCTTTGTTGACGAGGCCTACACGCTGGCACCTGTCAGCGCCTCTGGCGAGCGTGATGCCCAGGGTGCGCAGGCCTTGGAGACGCTGATGAAGCGTATGGAGGACGATCGCGACAAGTTCGTGGTGATTGCTGCCGGATACCGCATGGAGATGGACAACCTGTTCCGCGTCAATCCCGGTGTGCGCAGCCGCTTCAATTATTTCCTGAACCTGGAAGACTATACGCCCGACGAACTCTATCAGATTATGCAGATGTTTGCCAAGGGCAAGCAGTATGTCTTCTCGCCCGAGGCCGAGAAACTGGCACGTAAGAAGATTAAGGAGATGTACGACACGCGCGAGAAGGACTTCGCCAACGGTCGTACTATGCGCCAGCTCTTTGACGAGATATGCAAGCGTCAGGCCGGCCGATTGCAGAAGGGCGATATCTCGGCTATGTCTGACGAGCAGCTGGTGACCATCGAGTCGCAGGATATACCTTACGAGGAGCCCAAGGCTGTCGACTGCTCTGAGTGCCTGAAGAAGTTCGACGGCATGGTTGGTCTGGAGTCTGTGAAGAAAGAGGTTACCAGTCTGGCTGCCTTCCTCACCTTGCAGATCAAGCGTGGCGAGACCAATACGTTCCAGGGCAAGCACTATGTGTTCACGGGTAATCCCGGTACGGGTAAGACCACCGTGGCGCGTATCATGGCCGATGTCTTCAAGACGCTGGGTGTCTTGTCGCGCGGCCAGCTCGTAGAGGCCGACCGCTCTAAGCTGGTGGCTGGCTTCTCTGGTCAGACGGCTATCAAGACCAACCAGCTCATCGACTCTGCCATCGGTGGCGTACTGTTTATCGACGAGGCCTACACGTTGAAGTCCAACGATCAGGATGCCTTTGGCAACGAGGCCATCGACACCCTGCTGAAGCGCCTGGAGGACGACCGCGGTAAGTTTATCTGTATCGTGGCGGGCTATACCGACCAGATGCACGACTTCATCGATGCGAACCCGGGCTTGAAGAGCCGATTCACCCAGACCATCCATTTCGAGGACTACAATCCAGACGAACTCACGCAGATATTTGTCAACATGGCTACGGGCAAGAATTTCGTGCTCGACGAGGAGATGCGTGCTGCCGTTCATCGTCAGTTCGAACAGCTCTACCTGCGTCGCGACAAGAATTTCGGCAATGCGCGTGAGGCCCGCCGTATCTTCGACCAGACCGTGGAGCGCCAGAGCGAGCGACTGGTCCGTCAGATGAGTCAGCCCGATGTGCAGGTATGCGACGATGTGGCCGACGGATTCCAGTTCGAGGATATGTACAAGTTGACCGTGGAAGACCTGCCCATGGCTCAGAGCACATCATCACGTCCGCTCGACGAGGTGCTGGCCGAGCTCGACGACTTCATCGGCATGCGCTCCGTCAAGAATGCTATCCGCCGCCTGGCCGTGCAGAGCATGTTTATCAAGCAGCGTGCCGCCATGGGTGCTGGTAGTGTGCAGCAGATGACGATGAACTTCATCCTGACGGGTAATCCCGGTACGGGTAAGACGTCTATCGCACGCAAGATGGGTGAGGTGCTCCAGGCCATGGAGGTGCTGCCCACATCCAATGTCATCGAAGCCAGTCGTGCTACGCTGGTAGGAAAATATATGGGAGAGACGCCCAAGATTGTCAACGCCATGTGCGACAAGGCGATGGGTGGTATCCTCTTTATCGACGAGGCCTATACGCTGTCTGACCAGAACGACCAGTACGGCAAGGAGGCTATCGACACCCTGATGAAACGTATGGAGGACGACCGTGGTAAGTTCGTGGTTATCGTGGCTGGCTATCAGAACAAGATGGAGCAGTTCCTGATGATGAATGCCGGACTGGCCAGTCGTTTCACCTATAAACTGCATATCGAGGACTACACACAAGACGAGTTGCTGGCTATCTTCAAGAAGATGGCCGAGAAACAGCAGTACACGCTGTCGCCTGCAGCCGAGTTCAAGGCTCTGGATGTCATCAGCCAGATGCTCGAGGTCAAGGACGAGACCTTCGGCAACGCCCGCGAGATTCGCAACCTGCTCGACGAGACCATTCAGCAGCTCTCTATCCGTGTGTCCAACATGCCGCCTGAGACCGTTACCAAGGAGACCTATCAGATTATCCAGCCTGAGGACTTCAAGGACCGTCAGTAAGCGGAATAGTAAGTACCGAAAATTCTTAGAACATGATTATTTGTCCTAGTTGTAAAGAAGAGATAGAAGACGATTCCTGTTACTGTGACCAGTGCGGAAAAGCCTTAGCATATTGTGAGCGTTGCGGCCGTGTGGGTATAGGCCGGCGCTGCACCTCCTGTGGTGGCATGATGCTGCTGGCCGACGAGTTCAAGCAGCGTCAGGAGACCTCTAATGTATCGATGTCTGTGTCTATGCGCCAGATGTCTATGCGTGGCATCTCCCAGCGCTCGGTATCGGTCAGTCAGCGTGGCGGCATCCCCGGCACACCTACCATGGGTGGTGGCGGACTGCCTCAGCTGCAGCTGTTCAACGACTCGCTGGGCATCCGCATCGTGGGTATCAACGGGGCTGTCATAGGCCGCAAGCAGGGTCCGTATATGCATTTCTTCAAGACGCAGGCCTACGTATCGGGTGCGCATGCGCAGCTGCTGTTCCGTCCTGAGTCCGGCTGGTGTATAGCCGACCGTGGTTCGTCGAATGGCACCAAGCTCAACGACCACCGTCTGCAGCCCGACGTAGAGATGTCTATCAAGAATGGAGATATCGTCACCATAGCCAATGTGGTGTTGAAAGTAGTAATTAGTGTAAATTAAATAAGTAGAAATGGCACATTTTCATATATCAGCATCAAGCAGAGTAGGATGTGTGAGGACAAACAATGAGGACATGATCCTCATCGGTTCAGAACTGTTGCGTAATGATGTCTATAAAACCAGTTTCACGACTAAAGCAGATAACCGTCTGCTCGTGGCTATTGCCGACGGCATGGGCGGACATAACTGTGGCGAGGTGGCCAGCGAGGACTCCCTGACCAATCTGCGCTTTTTCTTTGACGACCTGCCTTTGAACATGACCGAGGGCAACCTGCGTCAGGCTATGGACAACTGGCTGAAGAGCATGTGTCTGGCTGTAGAGGCCAAGGGTAAGGAAGACCCCATCTACCGTGGCATGGGCACCACGCTCGTAGCTTTTCTGTATTACGGCGGACAGTATTACTGGGTCAACTGTGGCGACAGCCGTCTGTACCGCTTGCATCAGGGCGAACTCACACAGCTCACCACCGACCACTCGCTCAGTAATGTGCTGGGCCTGAAGACCCACTCCAGTCAGATTGTCAACTGCATCGGCGGTGGCAGCACGGAGAGCTATATCGATATGGCGAATATCACCGGTGAGGTGGAGTCGGGCGACACGTTCATGCTGTGCAGCGACGGACTGACCGACATGGTGGCCGACGAGGACGTGCAGGCGCTGCTGGAGAAGAAGGCCGATGCCGACATGCTGTGCGAGGCTGCCGACAAGGCCGGTGGATATGATAATGTATCAGTGATTACGATTAGAGTAGATTAGTAAGATTAAGTATTTGAACAGATAAGAGTTTTATATGCCGTTAAGATTACCTGACAGGTTACCTGCCATAGATATTCTGAAGCGTGAGAATATCTTCGTGATGGATAACTCAAGGGCACACTCACAGGACATCCGACCTCTGCGGATTGTGATCCTGAACCTGATGCCCCTGAAAATTACAACAGAGACCGACCTTATCCGACTGCTATCGAACACCCCGTTGCAGTTGGATATCAATTTTATGAAGCTTAAGAGTCATACGCCGAAGAATACGCCCATAGAACACATGATGATGTTCTATCGCGACTTTGAGTCGATGCGCCATGAGAAGTTCGACGGTATGATTATCACAGGTGCGCCTGTGGAGACAATGGATTACGAGCAGGTGACCTATTGGGATGAGATAGTGGATATCTTCAACTGGGCTCGTACGCACGTCACCAGTACGCTCTATATC
Proteins encoded:
- a CDS encoding serine/threonine protein kinase, with translation MADDFDKTDVFDDDPVVDDKTMVMNRDLDPVDDDKTMVFADKNKANANDDDAVNDDVISDDKTMVYNDDKTMVYGGDDKTMIYGNKLPEGDDATIVGMKEKNSGETTMRPEGPASRNGANESSAQYFSLKGLDYELVTCLSDNSGEAQVYLVQREGKEYVLKLYYPNFDINKKLLQLVRSFQFEMIVDLQDYGRTYVDGKNRYYELMEYLKGGTLKDVKINGDYNRFRRLTLQAAAALAYCHKNHLLHKDVKPTNYFFRDKEQQELVLGDFGISSIQETEGKSFRTTQARTPIYAAPEMYTDVIDGVVEITFAADFYSLGMTLFTLWLGESPMSSNERAMMKQKNEGRLPRLNELPDPVKRLIQGLTSVNENTRWGYDEVERWFKGEDVAVDISSPFLRYQSFVVDPERNLIAENVKELVPMLIANEQLAVHYFYSGRIVQWLEQSGNIKLATLIKDILNVRYPNDQKAGYMASCFAMEPTLKYIDVDNKECADVSDIVMTLLANQEKYSILLLNPNDALFLWLEAREYGDVTRLRSYFQPDVDGKTSVLRMVYELDKGIPFITYLPSSTVQDIVRAFGYEKVREEDWHALCDGRLLSWLYSHADLAVCESVRHLTQGQEYSKALAYKVLYKIAPNVGYDLRDADTPEKIGMLLAYELVKVQRATDDELREQLVEFLDPNDRFYFYAKHKGWKGLIAEADKCFDLNSEENRERLCAYDLHTALYRFCKILGGKPVYFISGGVTLNDGRSLDSKKQPQIKVELRNGSLMQWLSVFYHEDPSQAFEEEYSYERELESWVLKLGDLDPQSIYYRRYTKALEETKARVNEVRREWQSAHYRDVSIRFGFYGLAALWCLLVFVLGLDDRTYLFRHHLTTIIYPLGGMTGVIVAVRAYFRGYGALVSLLFGGFGLATSFAPYYALKFVNEHTPSLFHLAVFLISIIYVIVARLTDFSRDEKADSKFINEALKKEDIKSTLLEPLYYTFKTKSQRYKASHFSVLDEVDDQIHSISGESVIHYLLWMLLVIVMILELCLFSPKVIGWHQNKNVNQQESVR
- a CDS encoding AAA family ATPase, which produces MKCEHCHKENRSIAKFCKWCGQPMMSQHVLDKLVGLDDVKSQLKNIVDAYAYLRTRKDITTVRLSVNSIIVGETGTGKTALAEIIRDYFCQNQIISKPKLTMVDAVDYQRFVDQWDDNIKKAQDGILFFDNVQKLLPDKYSNQVNPLDKLFVEMDKWEGNPIVILAGLPKGFEEFLENNPAVKNRFKYMFNLPVPNCQELCDMVKMQLKTKYGITAFSEEADKQLTRYFKYQIKIKDETFGNAHLAMKTAEDIFSSFISRGSKESVVEKDDIKGYVPEERTLDDILKDMDSFIGMTEVKQAVREMAYTVQNNMQRVERGLGEAQKISMHTVLTGNPGTGKTTIARKLGEILAAIGYLDSGHVVEVDRSKMVSQYQGETPKVVNELCDKAMGGILFVDEAYTLAPVSASGERDAQGAQALETLMKRMEDDRDKFVVIAAGYRMEMDNLFRVNPGVRSRFNYFLNLEDYTPDELYQIMQMFAKGKQYVFSPEAEKLARKKIKEMYDTREKDFANGRTMRQLFDEICKRQAGRLQKGDISAMSDEQLVTIESQDIPYEEPKAVDCSECLKKFDGMVGLESVKKEVTSLAAFLTLQIKRGETNTFQGKHYVFTGNPGTGKTTVARIMADVFKTLGVLSRGQLVEADRSKLVAGFSGQTAIKTNQLIDSAIGGVLFIDEAYTLKSNDQDAFGNEAIDTLLKRLEDDRGKFICIVAGYTDQMHDFIDANPGLKSRFTQTIHFEDYNPDELTQIFVNMATGKNFVLDEEMRAAVHRQFEQLYLRRDKNFGNAREARRIFDQTVERQSERLVRQMSQPDVQVCDDVADGFQFEDMYKLTVEDLPMAQSTSSRPLDEVLAELDDFIGMRSVKNAIRRLAVQSMFIKQRAAMGAGSVQQMTMNFILTGNPGTGKTSIARKMGEVLQAMEVLPTSNVIEASRATLVGKYMGETPKIVNAMCDKAMGGILFIDEAYTLSDQNDQYGKEAIDTLMKRMEDDRGKFVVIVAGYQNKMEQFLMMNAGLASRFTYKLHIEDYTQDELLAIFKKMAEKQQYTLSPAAEFKALDVISQMLEVKDETFGNAREIRNLLDETIQQLSIRVSNMPPETVTKETYQIIQPEDFKDRQ
- a CDS encoding FHA domain-containing protein; the encoded protein is MIICPSCKEEIEDDSCYCDQCGKALAYCERCGRVGIGRRCTSCGGMMLLADEFKQRQETSNVSMSVSMRQMSMRGISQRSVSVSQRGGIPGTPTMGGGGLPQLQLFNDSLGIRIVGINGAVIGRKQGPYMHFFKTQAYVSGAHAQLLFRPESGWCIADRGSSNGTKLNDHRLQPDVEMSIKNGDIVTIANVVLKVVISVN
- a CDS encoding PP2C family protein-serine/threonine phosphatase, with product MRTNNEDMILIGSELLRNDVYKTSFTTKADNRLLVAIADGMGGHNCGEVASEDSLTNLRFFFDDLPLNMTEGNLRQAMDNWLKSMCLAVEAKGKEDPIYRGMGTTLVAFLYYGGQYYWVNCGDSRLYRLHQGELTQLTTDHSLSNVLGLKTHSSQIVNCIGGGSTESYIDMANITGEVESGDTFMLCSDGLTDMVADEDVQALLEKKADADMLCEAADKAGGYDNVSVITIRVD